From a single Candidatus Brevundimonas phytovorans genomic region:
- a CDS encoding methyltransferase produces MTSQVLSPADAALLDLLSRLDAAGYDFVSPTPAVHGLVARRRRAEAPDLLRDILGWGRVFDPPLAPAWLLDALAKAGALEADGDGLRSRLRVSRLDGRLHLHSASSAEERAVFLGPDSYRYVRFLRQTLRGSAWRQALEIGVGAGAGALAIAALDPEASVVATDINPQALRLCRLNARHAGLPIDLRPGGFPAEGVWDLIAANPPYMAGRSGRLYRDGGGQYGAEVALEWAEEALSRLAPGGRLLLYTGAPVVAGQDLVRTALATLADRRGARLVYEEIDPDVFGASLARASYAEVERIAAVGGVVTV; encoded by the coding sequence TTGACGTCGCAGGTCCTTTCGCCCGCCGACGCCGCCCTCCTCGATCTGCTCTCCCGCCTGGACGCCGCCGGATACGACTTCGTCTCGCCCACCCCGGCCGTCCATGGCCTGGTCGCGCGACGGCGCCGGGCGGAAGCCCCCGACCTCCTCCGGGACATCCTGGGCTGGGGCCGGGTATTCGATCCGCCCCTCGCCCCGGCATGGCTTCTTGACGCCCTGGCGAAGGCCGGGGCTCTCGAGGCGGACGGGGACGGGCTCCGCTCCCGGCTCCGCGTCAGTCGTCTGGACGGACGCCTGCACCTGCACTCCGCCTCCTCTGCGGAGGAACGGGCCGTCTTCCTCGGACCCGACAGCTATCGCTACGTCCGCTTCCTTCGCCAGACCTTGCGCGGCTCCGCCTGGCGACAGGCGCTCGAGATCGGGGTCGGCGCGGGAGCCGGAGCCCTCGCGATCGCCGCCCTCGATCCCGAAGCCTCCGTCGTCGCCACCGACATCAACCCCCAGGCCCTTCGCCTCTGCCGCCTCAACGCCCGACATGCCGGTCTCCCGATCGATCTCCGGCCAGGCGGGTTTCCTGCTGAGGGCGTCTGGGACCTGATCGCCGCCAACCCGCCCTACATGGCGGGGCGCAGCGGACGGCTGTACCGCGACGGCGGCGGTCAGTACGGCGCGGAGGTCGCTCTGGAGTGGGCGGAAGAAGCCCTCTCCCGCCTCGCGCCCGGCGGACGTCTCCTGCTCTACACCGGCGCTCCGGTCGTAGCCGGCCAAGACCTGGTGCGCACCGCCCTCGCAACCCTGGCCGACCGGCGCGGGGCCCGGCTGGTCTATGAGGAGATTGATCCTGACGTCTTCGGCGCCAGCCTCGCACGGGCCTCCTATGCCGAAGTCGAGCGCATCGCCGCCGTCGGCGGCGTCGTCACCGTCTGA
- a CDS encoding hemerythrin domain-containing protein, whose protein sequence is MSVIDKALAAITPAPSAEKRAEATAAAREAAAPGDWLSAALDHHEAIRAAFQSGREAAAGEARLAARDALALVLNGHSLAEELVLYPAMARHGHKGQAGLAYGEQTAAKMQMAELETIAPDSLAWLDKWEHVEGAVLTHMYEEEHGWFLHLKAHAEDQDRLKIRYLQEFDRYVGG, encoded by the coding sequence ATGTCCGTCATCGACAAGGCGCTCGCCGCCATCACGCCCGCCCCCTCGGCGGAAAAAAGGGCCGAGGCCACGGCGGCCGCGCGGGAGGCCGCCGCCCCCGGAGACTGGCTGTCCGCGGCCCTGGATCATCACGAGGCGATCCGGGCGGCGTTTCAGTCCGGACGTGAGGCGGCTGCGGGCGAAGCGCGTCTGGCGGCGCGGGACGCCCTCGCCCTCGTCCTCAACGGTCACAGCCTGGCGGAGGAACTGGTGCTTTATCCGGCCATGGCCCGCCACGGCCACAAGGGCCAGGCCGGACTGGCCTATGGCGAGCAGACCGCCGCCAAGATGCAGATGGCTGAACTGGAGACGATCGCGCCGGACTCGCTGGCATGGCTCGACAAGTGGGAACATGTCGAGGGCGCCGTCCTGACCCATATGTACGAGGAAGAGCACGGGTGGTTTCTCCACCTGAAAGCCCATGCCGAGGACCAGGATCGACTGAAGATCCGTTATCTCCAGGAATTTGATCGCTACGTCGGCGGCTGA
- a CDS encoding cysteine hydrolase — protein sequence MSPTASGHPAGERPALLIIDMINDLEFDGAAAILDQAEAASLVIHDLRATARRCGAPVIYVNDNFDRWSEDRRQIVDRACRAGARGASISRRLAPADDDVFIIKPQQSGFYGTGLPVLLPSLGATRLILVGLAADLCLLFTAADAHMRSYDLWTPRDGLVPSRPARLEPALEILSDGLGADTRPAACLDAKFWTSGASAGA from the coding sequence ATGTCGCCCACGGCTTCCGGACATCCTGCGGGCGAACGCCCCGCCCTGCTGATCATAGACATGATCAACGACCTGGAATTCGACGGCGCCGCGGCGATCCTGGACCAGGCCGAAGCCGCGAGCCTCGTCATCCACGACCTTCGTGCGACCGCCCGCCGCTGCGGCGCGCCGGTCATCTACGTCAATGACAACTTCGATCGATGGTCTGAAGACCGCCGGCAGATCGTCGACCGGGCCTGCCGCGCCGGGGCGCGGGGGGCTTCGATCTCCCGACGTCTGGCGCCCGCCGACGACGACGTCTTCATCATCAAACCCCAGCAGTCGGGCTTCTACGGCACGGGTCTGCCGGTGCTCCTGCCCTCCCTCGGCGCCACCCGCCTGATTCTCGTGGGGCTCGCTGCAGATCTCTGCCTCCTATTTACGGCTGCGGACGCCCATATGCGTTCCTATGACCTCTGGACGCCCCGCGACGGTCTCGTGCCCTCCCGCCCCGCGAGATTGGAACCTGCGCTGGAGATTCTCTCCGACGGTCTGGGCGCCGACACTCGCCCAGCAGCCTGTCTGGACGCGAAATTCTGGACCAGCGGCGCATCGGCCGGCGCCTGA
- a CDS encoding Crp/Fnr family transcriptional regulator, whose product MKNQSDTGPEARLTAPLERMLASFAPIGVEGTALIRSNFTGAPQQQPSGAAIPMDPERNQARLVTSGWIARGAMLNDGRRQIVSLSLPGDVIVASGSVDADLQVWALTEIVTVDATAFWTTLSESSVQASPLNEAWRRCRTAERLRMARQVVRLGRLNAYERTAHLLLELHERQVRLGSARGGALHLPLTQDVLADILGLSAVHMNRTLQQLRRNVLVDYRAGRTVLQDLPGLVQAANLSAVCGPLIPTAF is encoded by the coding sequence ATGAAGAATCAGTCGGATACAGGTCCTGAAGCCCGCCTCACCGCGCCCCTGGAGCGGATGCTGGCCAGCTTCGCCCCGATCGGTGTGGAGGGGACTGCACTGATCCGCAGCAATTTCACAGGCGCGCCCCAGCAGCAGCCCTCCGGCGCCGCCATTCCCATGGACCCCGAGCGCAACCAGGCCCGGCTGGTGACGAGCGGCTGGATCGCGCGCGGCGCCATGCTGAACGACGGACGACGTCAGATCGTCAGCCTCAGCCTGCCCGGCGACGTCATCGTGGCCTCGGGATCGGTGGACGCCGATCTCCAGGTCTGGGCCCTGACCGAGATCGTTACCGTGGACGCCACCGCCTTCTGGACCACCCTTTCCGAATCCAGCGTCCAGGCCTCCCCGCTGAATGAAGCCTGGCGGCGCTGCCGGACAGCCGAACGCCTACGCATGGCGCGCCAGGTCGTCCGGCTCGGGCGGCTCAACGCCTACGAACGCACGGCCCACCTGCTGCTCGAACTGCACGAGCGTCAGGTCCGCCTCGGGTCCGCGCGTGGCGGCGCCCTCCATCTGCCCCTGACGCAGGACGTGCTCGCCGACATCCTCGGCCTGAGCGCCGTTCACATGAACCGCACCCTCCAGCAGCTTCGACGCAATGTTCTCGTCGACTACAGGGCGGGACGCACCGTGCTTCAGGATCTGCCCGGCCTGGTTCAGGCGGCCAACCTCAGCGCCGTCTGCGGACCGCTCATTCCCACAGCCTTCTGA